One window of Botrimarina mediterranea genomic DNA carries:
- the dgt gene encoding dGTP triphosphohydrolase, with amino-acid sequence MNYVERERLLLAPYAMHAADSAGRAVAEKDHPYRSPYQRDRDRITHSSAFRRLSHKTQVFTRELGEGRGDYHRSRLTHTLEVTSVARTIARALRINEDLVETLALAHDVGHPPFGHAGEAVLDELLRGVGGFNHNAQAVRLFTLLERRYPDRPGLNLTAEVLDGQRRRATKPARSIEQLEPQPIDAETPLLEVQVVDAADSIAYDSHDADDALELGLLTLGELDTITLWRESADKMRQRYTALSDADLRRATVHELIDRQVNDLFTMVTQAIEGRGIDSVETLRAAGVIARHSDAMAEQKLELESFLFRAVYRHPSVLGHRAEATAALEYCFAHSMKAPETLPAPFAAIAAEDSLPRAAGDYVATLTDRAVLEAWRPA; translated from the coding sequence ATGAACTACGTCGAGCGTGAACGACTGCTGCTCGCGCCTTACGCGATGCACGCGGCCGACTCGGCGGGTAGGGCGGTGGCGGAGAAGGACCATCCCTACCGGTCGCCTTATCAGCGCGACCGCGATCGGATCACGCACAGCTCGGCCTTCCGGCGGCTGTCGCACAAGACACAGGTCTTTACGCGCGAGTTGGGCGAAGGCCGTGGCGACTACCACCGCTCGCGATTGACGCACACGCTAGAGGTGACTTCCGTCGCACGGACGATCGCTCGGGCGCTGCGGATCAATGAGGACCTCGTCGAAACGCTCGCACTGGCGCACGACGTGGGGCACCCGCCGTTTGGGCATGCGGGCGAGGCGGTGCTCGATGAGCTGCTGCGCGGCGTCGGCGGCTTCAATCACAACGCCCAAGCCGTGCGGCTCTTCACGCTGCTCGAACGCCGTTACCCGGATCGCCCGGGGCTCAACCTCACGGCCGAGGTGCTCGATGGCCAGCGCCGCCGCGCCACGAAGCCCGCACGGAGCATCGAGCAGCTCGAACCCCAGCCGATTGATGCCGAGACGCCGCTCCTTGAGGTGCAGGTTGTGGACGCCGCCGACAGCATCGCTTACGACTCACACGACGCGGACGACGCGCTCGAACTCGGGTTGCTCACGCTCGGCGAGCTCGACACGATCACGCTGTGGCGCGAGTCGGCCGACAAGATGCGGCAGCGCTACACGGCGCTCAGCGACGCCGACCTCCGCCGCGCGACGGTGCACGAGTTAATCGATCGACAAGTGAACGACCTCTTTACCATGGTCACGCAGGCGATCGAGGGACGGGGGATCGACTCGGTCGAAACATTGCGAGCGGCCGGCGTCATCGCCCGGCACTCGGACGCTATGGCTGAGCAGAAGCTGGAACTCGAGTCATTCCTCTTCCGCGCGGTCTACCGGCACCCCTCGGTGCTTGGTCACCGGGCCGAGGCGACCGCGGCGTTGGAGTACTGCTTCGCTCACTCGATGAAGGCGCCCGAGACGTTGCCGGCGCCGTTCGCGGCGATCGCGGCGGAGGACTCGCTGCCGCGGGCGGCGGGCGACTACGTGGCGACGCTGACCGACCGGGCCGTCCTGGAAGCCTGGCGACCGGCTTGA
- a CDS encoding polysaccharide biosynthesis/export family protein, which produces MTLRLSTTKPAIALLGLLSLAVSALAAPPAMLVDPMPCATQPCATQPCVEQDGPGSCVAGPCANPAAPHAIWGVDGTTACNGCDGGGEVGWDSRGAIDWQRYAQGEYVGHARTAHVPEYRLRVDDSLTLRFMRSRQVLSKPYELEVGDRVRVESLTAGVSASASAETAGATSQDSLSREVVVQPDGMITLPLVGRVPAAGRGIVALQEDLEERFKKYYNVPAITVTPIQVNTKLEDLLETVDGRGGIIGGRQITQTITPSGTIQLPSIDGVYLQGLTLEEASREIDARYASVIPGVTVTVALEKRAPRFIYVLGEVGQPGQFELKGPTTVMQAIALAGSWTNGSNLRQVVVFRRGDDWRLMATMVDVRGALYGKRPVPADEIWLNDSDIVLVPKSPIEVLDDFIEQVFTRGVYAAVPVEVLWGQGFGSVSSIITTR; this is translated from the coding sequence ATGACCCTTCGACTCTCCACGACGAAGCCCGCGATCGCCCTGCTCGGCTTGCTTAGCCTGGCAGTGAGCGCGCTCGCGGCGCCGCCGGCGATGCTCGTCGATCCGATGCCCTGCGCGACCCAACCCTGCGCGACGCAGCCCTGCGTCGAGCAGGACGGCCCCGGCAGTTGCGTCGCGGGCCCGTGCGCGAACCCCGCCGCGCCGCACGCCATCTGGGGCGTCGATGGCACAACGGCGTGCAACGGCTGTGACGGTGGCGGCGAGGTTGGCTGGGACTCGCGCGGCGCCATTGACTGGCAACGCTACGCCCAAGGCGAATACGTCGGCCACGCCCGTACGGCGCACGTCCCCGAGTACCGGCTACGCGTCGACGACTCGTTGACGCTCCGCTTCATGCGCAGCCGTCAGGTCCTGTCGAAGCCTTACGAACTCGAAGTCGGCGACCGCGTCCGCGTCGAGTCCTTGACGGCGGGCGTGTCGGCATCGGCTAGCGCCGAGACGGCCGGCGCCACGTCGCAAGACAGCCTCAGCCGCGAGGTCGTCGTCCAGCCCGACGGGATGATCACGCTGCCGCTGGTGGGTCGCGTCCCCGCGGCGGGTCGCGGCATTGTCGCTCTGCAAGAAGACCTCGAAGAGCGATTCAAGAAATACTACAACGTCCCCGCGATCACCGTCACGCCGATCCAGGTCAACACGAAGCTCGAGGACTTGCTCGAGACCGTCGACGGCAGAGGCGGCATCATCGGCGGGCGGCAGATCACGCAGACGATCACGCCGTCAGGAACGATCCAACTGCCGTCGATCGACGGCGTCTACCTGCAAGGTCTGACGCTAGAAGAGGCGTCGCGCGAGATCGACGCCCGCTACGCCTCGGTCATCCCCGGCGTGACGGTCACCGTGGCGCTCGAGAAACGCGCGCCGCGATTCATCTACGTGCTCGGCGAAGTCGGACAGCCCGGTCAGTTCGAGCTAAAAGGCCCGACGACTGTCATGCAAGCGATCGCGTTAGCCGGCAGCTGGACCAATGGCTCGAACCTGCGTCAGGTCGTCGTCTTCCGCCGCGGCGACGACTGGCGTCTGATGGCGACGATGGTCGACGTCCGCGGCGCGTTGTACGGTAAGCGGCCTGTCCCCGCCGACGAGATCTGGCTGAACGACTCCGACATCGTGCTCGTGCCGAAGTCGCCGATCGAGGTGCTCGACGATTTCATCGAGCAGGTCTTCACCCGCGGCGTTTACGCGGCGGTCCCCGTCGAGGTCTTGTGGGGGCAGGGGTTCGGGTCGGTGAGCTCGATCATTACGACACGGTGA
- a CDS encoding PIN/TRAM domain-containing protein: MALIILRLVFLMVAVGLGIQIASSELLPKYPPNLPPLAFGLVVVVAVAVLVIDVLIRRKRIEVITAVYFGLIIGLFLTYIVKLALTPVLPEEGTLLATYVPMVLGLALCYTCTSVLLQTKDDFRFIIPYVEFQRKAKGNTPLILDTSVIIDGRIADVVETRVLESQLVMPQFVIAELQTIADSSDKLRRNRGRRGLDVLNRLRSDKQIDMVIFDRDLPEFEGQPVDQKLVLLAKHLDGKVVTNDFNLNKVAKVQNVGVVNLNELANSLKPIFLPGEEVTVRVMKPGEETHQGVGYLEDGTMVVIENGRQHLGEQVTALVTSVLQTNAGRMVFAKFDRSVAKAAPSKPENGEAQHADSA; encoded by the coding sequence ATGGCCCTGATCATCCTCAGGCTGGTCTTCCTGATGGTCGCGGTGGGCCTCGGCATTCAGATCGCCAGCTCGGAACTGTTGCCGAAGTACCCGCCCAACCTGCCGCCGCTGGCGTTCGGCTTGGTGGTGGTGGTCGCCGTCGCCGTGCTGGTGATCGACGTCCTCATCCGCCGCAAGCGTATCGAGGTTATCACGGCCGTCTACTTCGGCCTGATCATCGGCCTGTTCCTGACGTACATCGTCAAGCTCGCACTAACGCCGGTCCTCCCCGAGGAGGGGACGCTGCTCGCGACCTACGTGCCGATGGTCCTGGGTCTCGCGCTCTGCTACACGTGCACGAGCGTCCTGCTGCAGACGAAGGACGACTTCCGCTTTATCATTCCCTACGTCGAGTTCCAGCGCAAGGCGAAGGGCAACACGCCGCTGATTCTCGACACGAGCGTGATCATCGACGGCCGCATCGCCGACGTGGTCGAGACGCGCGTCCTCGAGTCGCAGCTGGTGATGCCGCAGTTCGTCATCGCCGAGTTGCAGACCATCGCCGACAGCAGCGACAAGCTCCGCCGCAACCGCGGCCGCCGCGGCCTCGACGTGCTCAACCGCCTGCGGAGCGACAAGCAAATCGACATGGTGATCTTCGACCGCGATCTGCCCGAGTTCGAGGGGCAGCCGGTGGACCAGAAGCTGGTGCTGCTCGCCAAGCACCTCGACGGCAAGGTTGTCACCAACGACTTCAACCTCAACAAGGTGGCGAAGGTCCAGAACGTCGGCGTCGTGAATCTTAACGAGTTGGCGAACTCCCTCAAGCCGATCTTCCTGCCGGGCGAAGAGGTCACGGTGCGCGTCATGAAGCCGGGCGAAGAGACGCACCAGGGCGTCGGCTACCTCGAAGACGGCACGATGGTCGTCATCGAGAACGGCCGCCAACACCTCGGCGAACAAGTGACGGCGCTCGTCACGAGCGTCCTGCAAACCAACGCGGGGCGGATGGTCTTCGCGAAGTTCGACCGCTCGGTGGCGAAAGCGGCGCCATCGAAGCCCGAAAACGGCGAAGCTCAGCACGCGGATTCAGCGTAG
- a CDS encoding alpha/beta hydrolase: MSDTTVDEAPKRRRWLRILLIAAVAFVPLHLLADMVYTAYVACAIDAWEETITRDLNGVIEGCDTFDVPPSGDADTDTAILLVHGLGASPQHYEFIAEDLAERGYHCRSVRLPGFAEPVAKYRESTSKAWLEKVRSELASLRKEHDRVGVVGHSLGGAVTIGVLLDDPQAADFAVLLAPAVEVSDARSPVLSARTWHEVSERSLVFVNVLSSPYPLDCRDPERSDHPGRTPFTPKAIVDQLFKLMDRNRGRAEEITVPTTVVVAIDDPIVDTPAAERFYEHLGSTDKDLVRLDNSGHEVTLDWQWEEVANAIAQRASAGEPATSVVGGTPE, encoded by the coding sequence ATGTCAGATACGACTGTTGACGAAGCCCCCAAACGCCGTCGCTGGCTGCGCATTCTGCTGATCGCCGCCGTGGCGTTTGTGCCGCTGCATCTCTTGGCCGACATGGTCTACACGGCCTATGTCGCGTGCGCTATCGATGCATGGGAAGAGACGATCACCCGCGACTTGAACGGCGTCATTGAAGGCTGCGACACCTTCGACGTGCCGCCCAGCGGTGATGCCGATACCGACACGGCGATCCTGCTCGTGCATGGGCTCGGCGCTTCACCGCAACATTACGAGTTCATCGCTGAGGACCTCGCCGAGCGCGGCTACCACTGCCGGTCCGTGCGGCTGCCGGGGTTTGCCGAGCCGGTGGCGAAGTACCGCGAATCGACGTCAAAGGCATGGCTTGAGAAGGTGCGGAGTGAGCTGGCGTCGCTGCGGAAGGAGCACGACCGCGTCGGCGTCGTCGGCCATTCGCTTGGCGGCGCGGTGACGATCGGCGTGTTGCTCGACGACCCGCAAGCGGCCGACTTCGCGGTGCTGCTGGCGCCGGCGGTGGAAGTTTCCGACGCGCGCAGCCCGGTCCTCTCGGCCCGTACGTGGCACGAGGTCTCCGAACGCTCGCTCGTGTTCGTCAACGTGCTGAGCTCGCCCTACCCGCTCGATTGCCGCGACCCGGAGCGGTCGGACCACCCGGGCCGGACGCCGTTCACGCCAAAGGCGATCGTCGATCAACTCTTCAAGCTGATGGACCGCAACCGCGGCCGCGCGGAAGAGATCACCGTGCCGACGACGGTCGTGGTCGCCATCGACGACCCAATCGTCGATACGCCTGCGGCCGAGCGGTTCTACGAGCACCTGGGATCAACCGACAAAGACCTCGTGCGACTCGACAACAGCGGCCACGAAGTGACCCTCGACTGGCAATGGGAAGAAGTCGCAAACGCGATCGCGCAGCGAGCGAGTGCTGGCGAGCCGGCGACGTCAGTCGTCGGTGGAACCCCAGAGTAA
- a CDS encoding MBL fold metallo-hydrolase RNA specificity domain-containing protein: MFAYEDGLLLTGARLWLDVRRRQARSFVSHAHADHMARHELALCTPETGRLYQARMGRRAVREMRLGEAIDFGPLRLTALGAGHCLGSAMLLADDGERSLLYTGDFKLGESATAAPCEPRHADWLVMESTFGRPDYRLPPRSVVIQQLLETVHGAFADGRTPVIHAYALGKSQEVTKLLTQHGVPVMQHPVVWKMSRVYEACGVTLATGDADVTCYEVRNGARPLAGHAVVTLPQGMKAYRLPGLGAVTSIAVTGWAAAPNAPYRLNVDHALPLSDHADFDQLIEFVERVEPSRVLCTHGPRSFVDELRTRGWNAEPLAPEPQKRLF; encoded by the coding sequence TTGTTTGCTTACGAAGACGGACTGCTTCTCACCGGGGCGCGCCTCTGGCTCGACGTTCGCCGTCGTCAGGCGCGGTCGTTTGTGTCGCATGCCCATGCCGACCATATGGCCCGGCACGAGCTGGCGCTCTGCACGCCCGAGACCGGCCGGCTGTACCAGGCCCGGATGGGGCGGCGGGCGGTTCGGGAGATGCGGCTGGGCGAGGCGATCGACTTCGGGCCGCTGCGGCTGACGGCATTGGGGGCGGGCCACTGCCTCGGGTCGGCGATGCTGCTGGCGGACGACGGCGAGCGGTCGCTGCTCTACACGGGCGACTTCAAGCTCGGCGAGTCGGCCACGGCCGCCCCCTGCGAGCCCCGCCACGCCGACTGGCTGGTGATGGAGTCGACCTTCGGCCGGCCCGACTACCGCCTGCCGCCACGCAGCGTGGTCATCCAGCAACTGCTCGAAACGGTCCACGGCGCCTTCGCCGACGGGCGCACTCCCGTCATCCACGCTTACGCCCTCGGCAAGAGCCAAGAGGTCACTAAGCTGCTCACCCAGCACGGCGTCCCCGTGATGCAGCACCCGGTGGTCTGGAAGATGAGCCGCGTCTACGAGGCCTGTGGCGTGACGCTAGCAACCGGCGACGCCGACGTGACCTGCTACGAGGTCCGCAACGGCGCCCGGCCGCTCGCCGGCCACGCCGTGGTCACGCTGCCTCAAGGGATGAAGGCTTACCGATTGCCGGGACTCGGGGCGGTCACGTCGATCGCCGTCACGGGCTGGGCCGCGGCGCCGAACGCCCCTTATCGCCTGAACGTGGACCACGCCCTCCCGCTCTCAGACCACGCCGACTTCGACCAACTGATCGAATTCGTCGAACGCGTCGAACCCTCGCGCGTGCTCTGCACGCACGGGCCGCGGTCGTTTGTCGACGAGCTGCGCACCCGCGGTTGGAACGCCGAACCGCTGGCGCCCGAACCGCAGAAGCGGCTCTTCTGA
- a CDS encoding HIT family protein → MHDNDRLWAPWRLGYIKGTEAADAPPAPSSWITGADQRCFLCQAAANYDDATADSSLLVAARDEHVVTVLNRYPYSNCHVLVSPRRHAATLAELTDAEHLAAIRTLTRLTESLSAGIGAQGFNIGLNLGAIAGAGVPGHLHWHLVPRWPGDHNFMPTLAGVRVIPQSLEAAWEIVRDCLVR, encoded by the coding sequence ATGCACGACAACGATCGCCTCTGGGCCCCTTGGCGGCTGGGATACATCAAGGGGACCGAAGCCGCCGACGCGCCGCCGGCGCCGTCGTCGTGGATCACGGGCGCCGACCAGCGTTGCTTCCTCTGCCAAGCGGCTGCGAACTACGACGACGCGACCGCCGATAGCTCGCTCCTAGTCGCCGCGCGGGACGAGCACGTCGTCACCGTTTTGAACCGCTACCCGTACAGCAATTGTCACGTGCTGGTGAGCCCCAGGCGGCACGCCGCGACGCTTGCTGAACTGACCGACGCCGAACACTTGGCGGCGATCCGGACGCTCACACGGCTCACGGAGAGCCTCTCAGCGGGCATTGGAGCCCAGGGTTTCAACATCGGCCTCAACCTCGGCGCCATCGCCGGCGCCGGCGTCCCCGGACACCTCCACTGGCACCTCGTCCCCCGCTGGCCGGGCGACCACAACTTCATGCCGACGCTGGCCGGCGTCCGCGTCATCCCCCAGTCCCTCGAAGCCGCCTGGGAGATCGTGCGCGACTGCTTGGTGAGATGA
- a CDS encoding undecaprenyl-diphosphate phosphatase, which produces MGWTEILLLAIVQGLTEFLPVSSSGHLVVGNALLGALGYPLAKDLVEVSIALHMGTLASVLVYYRREIARMLGTDRRVIPLLILATIPAAIVGVGIKKGLPETVQTQVLDNIVLVGFMLPVTAMILVAASRRMAGTTEYPQMSWGQALAIGVAQSFAILPGVSRSGSTIAAGLGAGLTRESASTFAFLMAIPAILGAGVLEMLDVLKEGTTGTPVARLAVGFVVSFVVGLAALALLIQFVKRGRLAVFAWYLVPLGIAVLVWQLGLVSQWGFAGEVATGG; this is translated from the coding sequence ATGGGTTGGACCGAAATCCTCCTGCTCGCCATCGTCCAAGGTCTCACGGAGTTCTTGCCGGTGAGTTCGTCGGGCCACTTGGTGGTCGGCAACGCGCTGCTGGGCGCCCTCGGTTATCCGCTGGCGAAGGACTTGGTGGAGGTGAGCATCGCGCTGCACATGGGGACGCTGGCGAGCGTGCTGGTGTACTACCGCCGCGAAATCGCGCGGATGCTCGGAACGGATCGGCGAGTGATCCCGCTCTTGATCTTGGCGACGATCCCCGCAGCGATCGTTGGCGTCGGCATCAAGAAGGGGCTCCCCGAAACGGTGCAAACACAGGTGCTCGACAACATCGTGCTGGTGGGCTTCATGCTGCCGGTGACCGCGATGATCCTCGTCGCCGCCTCGCGCCGTATGGCGGGAACGACCGAGTACCCGCAAATGAGTTGGGGCCAAGCGCTCGCGATCGGCGTGGCGCAGTCGTTTGCGATCCTGCCAGGCGTCAGCCGGAGTGGTTCGACGATCGCGGCGGGCCTCGGCGCCGGGCTGACGCGCGAGAGCGCTTCGACGTTCGCCTTCTTGATGGCGATCCCCGCGATTCTCGGCGCCGGCGTGCTGGAGATGCTCGACGTGCTTAAGGAGGGGACAACGGGCACGCCTGTCGCGCGGCTCGCGGTGGGGTTTGTGGTCTCGTTCGTCGTCGGACTGGCGGCGCTCGCGCTGCTGATACAGTTCGTGAAACGCGGCAGGCTCGCCGTCTTCGCTTGGTACCTCGTCCCGCTGGGGATCGCGGTGCTCGTGTGGCAGCTGGGTCTTGTGTCGCAATGGGGCTTCGCCGGCGAGGTGGCGACGGGAGGATGA
- a CDS encoding tetratricopeptide repeat protein encodes MKARRSPLGKDAGGPRRNSELSGMEAANPKRATLRLAAALGGVLMTLAFGVATVVVLAQRYGGAPVVAVSEAPIDVSAEPIASYHLPEGAVSPLGDDDLATAMATPPSFEPPAYEPVTPPTVPVTTPVAARTADYPITAPFPTTNVEGGATMIYNPAAFGPPEDDSIPGLPTMQPPPRVAARAAGGPAFPKTLDPNPGHWEGPPSFKSTTASTSIEAAAPPSGGAETSAINEPAKPVLKAIVPDTTPRELLELATADNEALLSYTASTKDLSRRLEPEVQAGFELGKSGAVYAARAKFIEVLRKVALAKDATEGSTRCATVLAEGLRKLDEADDFVPKGTALEAELDVAAIASSHGVRLTNEAGPVAPHEAIAQYSQHAAVCLAEAVADEPAGSMALYGLGKSYARLEAQGGDATAGRKSLVMYRAAVDAHSQNFLAANELGVRLAQDGRYEQASRVLQAAASQPGAIATVHANLAAIEDKLGREQAAVAAKQESEKLAQRERAAGEVSRRHGVEWVDPNAFRQSPPAGRAPSVAAATPAAAPVGSSNTRQVYAPASQQAPAPQQAPAPQRAQPSGWRGFVERAKRATGWSKEPAFQPQPTAPPAVASQPRVYR; translated from the coding sequence TTGAAAGCCCGCCGTTCGCCGCTTGGCAAGGACGCCGGCGGACCGCGTCGCAACTCCGAGCTGTCTGGCATGGAAGCCGCGAATCCGAAGCGAGCAACCCTCCGTCTAGCCGCCGCCTTGGGCGGCGTGCTGATGACGCTGGCGTTCGGCGTCGCGACGGTGGTCGTGCTCGCCCAGCGGTACGGCGGCGCGCCGGTAGTCGCAGTCAGCGAAGCGCCGATCGACGTCTCCGCCGAGCCGATCGCGTCGTACCACCTGCCGGAGGGCGCCGTCTCGCCGCTTGGCGACGACGATCTCGCAACGGCGATGGCCACGCCGCCTTCGTTCGAGCCGCCGGCTTACGAACCCGTCACCCCGCCGACGGTCCCGGTGACGACGCCCGTCGCCGCCCGAACGGCCGACTACCCGATAACGGCCCCTTTCCCAACGACCAACGTCGAAGGGGGCGCCACCATGATCTACAACCCGGCGGCGTTCGGCCCTCCCGAGGACGACTCGATCCCCGGCTTGCCGACAATGCAACCCCCGCCGCGCGTGGCGGCGCGCGCCGCCGGAGGCCCTGCTTTCCCGAAGACGCTGGACCCCAACCCGGGCCACTGGGAAGGGCCTCCGAGCTTCAAGTCCACCACGGCGTCAACCTCGATCGAAGCCGCGGCGCCGCCGTCGGGTGGCGCCGAGACGTCGGCGATCAATGAACCGGCAAAGCCCGTCTTGAAGGCCATCGTGCCCGACACAACGCCGCGCGAGCTCCTCGAACTCGCAACGGCCGACAACGAGGCGTTGCTTAGCTACACCGCGTCCACCAAAGACCTCAGCCGCCGACTCGAGCCCGAGGTGCAGGCCGGCTTCGAGCTCGGCAAGAGCGGCGCCGTCTATGCGGCCCGCGCGAAGTTCATCGAGGTGCTCCGCAAGGTCGCGCTCGCGAAAGACGCCACCGAAGGCTCGACGCGGTGCGCGACGGTCCTCGCCGAGGGCTTGCGCAAGCTCGACGAGGCCGACGACTTCGTCCCCAAGGGGACCGCGCTCGAGGCCGAACTCGACGTCGCCGCGATCGCCAGTTCGCACGGCGTGCGGCTCACGAACGAAGCGGGCCCCGTCGCGCCGCACGAGGCGATCGCCCAGTACTCGCAGCACGCCGCGGTGTGCCTCGCCGAAGCGGTCGCCGACGAGCCCGCTGGTTCGATGGCGTTGTATGGCCTCGGCAAGTCGTACGCCCGGCTCGAGGCCCAGGGCGGCGACGCGACCGCCGGCCGCAAGAGCCTCGTGATGTACCGCGCCGCGGTGGATGCCCACTCGCAAAACTTCCTGGCGGCGAACGAGCTCGGCGTGCGGCTCGCACAAGACGGGCGCTACGAACAAGCAAGCCGTGTGCTGCAGGCCGCCGCGTCGCAGCCGGGCGCGATCGCCACGGTGCACGCCAACCTCGCCGCGATCGAAGACAAGCTCGGCCGCGAACAAGCCGCCGTCGCCGCCAAGCAGGAGAGTGAGAAGCTCGCGCAACGCGAACGCGCGGCGGGCGAAGTGTCGCGTCGCCACGGCGTCGAGTGGGTCGATCCGAACGCCTTCCGACAATCGCCACCCGCGGGTCGGGCGCCGAGCGTCGCGGCGGCGACGCCCGCCGCCGCTCCCGTTGGATCGTCCAACACCCGGCAGGTCTACGCCCCCGCGTCGCAGCAGGCCCCGGCGCCGCAACAAGCCCCGGCGCCGCAGCGGGCCCAACCGAGCGGGTGGCGGGGCTTCGTCGAGCGCGCCAAACGGGCGACGGGCTGGTCGAAAGAACCGGCCTTCCAGCCGCAGCCCACCGCGCCGCCCGCCGTCGCATCGCAGCCACGCGTCTACCGCTAA
- a CDS encoding AbrB/MazE/SpoVT family DNA-binding domain-containing protein has protein sequence MMVLEVTIIEGNPALVLPTELADRLGLVEGSQVEIDDANFRPIAEHERQMQVARSIMREDSEALRDLAK, from the coding sequence ATGATGGTTCTAGAAGTAACAATCATCGAAGGCAACCCGGCGTTAGTTCTTCCAACGGAACTTGCTGATCGATTGGGATTGGTTGAAGGAAGCCAAGTCGAAATCGACGATGCGAACTTTCGACCGATTGCCGAGCACGAGCGGCAAATGCAGGTCGCTAGAAGTATCATGCGTGAAGACAGTGAGGCTCTGCGCGATCTCGCAAAGTAG
- a CDS encoding class I SAM-dependent methyltransferase, with the protein MNSASDNTAGDRAGSDWPDYELVDFGAGRRLERFGEWLLDRPCPAAIDGAKQTPAAWRDAIARYDGARATDGDWTPKPKKWANDAAISVPLGGDREFTLGLTPTPAGQIGVFPEQLVNWRWIAERTARLAALRPSDPPRVLNLFAYTGGSTLAAAVAGAAVTHVDASKPSVELAKQNAERSGLADAPVRWIVEDVLRYCQREVKRGSRYDAVILDPPTYGHGPKGEAWRLGRDLPVLLELCATLVDRAPQFFLATCHTPGVGPAELSAYLSDAVVGHCGQPPASGRLWLATPTGRRLESGVWARWPR; encoded by the coding sequence ATGAACAGCGCAAGCGACAACACGGCGGGTGACAGGGCGGGGAGCGACTGGCCCGACTACGAGCTGGTGGACTTCGGCGCCGGCCGGCGATTGGAGCGCTTTGGCGAATGGCTGCTCGACCGCCCCTGCCCTGCCGCGATCGACGGCGCCAAGCAAACGCCCGCCGCGTGGCGCGACGCGATCGCGCGATACGACGGCGCCCGCGCGACCGACGGCGATTGGACACCCAAGCCGAAGAAGTGGGCAAACGATGCGGCAATCAGCGTCCCGCTCGGCGGTGACCGGGAGTTCACGCTCGGTCTAACGCCCACACCCGCGGGGCAGATCGGCGTCTTTCCTGAGCAACTGGTGAACTGGCGCTGGATCGCGGAGCGAACCGCAAGGCTCGCCGCTCTGCGGCCTAGCGACCCACCAAGGGTGCTGAATCTCTTCGCCTACACCGGCGGGAGCACGCTCGCCGCCGCGGTCGCCGGCGCCGCGGTGACGCACGTCGACGCGTCAAAGCCTTCCGTCGAACTCGCCAAGCAAAACGCCGAGCGTTCGGGCCTCGCCGACGCGCCGGTGCGGTGGATCGTCGAGGACGTGCTGCGTTACTGTCAGCGCGAAGTGAAACGCGGCTCGCGCTACGACGCGGTGATCCTCGACCCACCAACCTACGGCCACGGCCCCAAGGGCGAAGCGTGGCGCCTCGGGCGCGACCTGCCTGTGCTGCTCGAACTCTGCGCGACGCTCGTCGACCGCGCCCCGCAGTTCTTCCTGGCGACGTGTCACACGCCCGGCGTCGGCCCCGCGGAACTGTCGGCGTACCTCTCCGACGCGGTCGTCGGCCACTGCGGCCAACCCCCGGCGAGCGGCCGCTTGTGGCTGGCCACTCCGACGGGCCGGCGCCTGGAGAGCGGCGTGTGGGCCCGCTGGCCTCGGTAG
- the cutA gene encoding divalent-cation tolerance protein CutA: protein MLLATTTTPDRATADAIASALVEKRLAACVQVSGPITSVYRWQGAVETSEEWLCTAKTTVERWHDLMALVQEMHPYQTPEIIATPIDQASEAYEVWVRGEVSAE from the coding sequence ATGCTGTTGGCGACGACCACGACGCCCGATCGGGCGACCGCCGACGCGATCGCCTCGGCGCTTGTTGAAAAACGGCTCGCGGCTTGTGTGCAGGTGTCGGGGCCGATCACCAGTGTCTATCGCTGGCAGGGCGCCGTGGAAACGAGCGAGGAGTGGCTCTGCACGGCGAAGACGACCGTCGAGCGTTGGCACGACTTGATGGCGCTGGTGCAGGAGATGCATCCGTACCAGACGCCCGAGATCATCGCGACGCCGATAGACCAGGCGTCGGAAGCGTACGAGGTTTGGGTGCGCGGGGAGGTTTCGGCAGAGTGA